One window from the genome of Spiractinospora alimapuensis encodes:
- a CDS encoding DEDD exonuclease domain-containing protein — protein sequence MSRQNDTTPGQMALEDLGQPLAETSFVVLDIETTGGRAGTNGITEIAAVKVRGGEEIGMFSTLVNPDQPIPPLVTLLTGITDAMVVEAPRIDAVLPSLLEFLGDSVVVAHNAPFDIGHLRAECGRLDYTWPSPVVVDTLTLARKLVPRSEIPNHKLATLARFFGTDPQPTHRALADTRATVEVFHALLERIGAFGVDTLEELRGFGSAPTATQRRKRVLADDVPTAPGVYVFEDGQGKALYVGKSGNMRKRVRSYFTSAERRGRIREMLNLAERVTPIVCGTPLEAEVRELRLIAERDPSYNRRSRRPERASWIRFTSEPFPRLSIVRGLTGPGPHMGPFSSRSEAERALEALHHAFPLRQCTQRITPGRSSRSCVLAQLDRCGAPCEQRVSVEEYARHVDSAREAMTSRAGHVVTVLGDRIEVLAEQLRYEEAAAHRDRLAAFLRGATRAQRLSALASCPEIVAARPAEPDLPPETRRYEVCVVRHGRLAGTVTTPPGEDPWPHLRATVATAETVPEPDRPTPAPAAMPGEMECVLRWLERPDVTLVRVEGTWVSPVDAAQRYVDLTQLTDWHRGSSSAER from the coding sequence GTGAGCCGGCAAAACGACACCACACCCGGCCAGATGGCTCTTGAGGATCTCGGTCAGCCACTGGCCGAGACCTCGTTCGTCGTCTTGGACATCGAGACGACGGGCGGCCGGGCGGGCACCAACGGCATCACGGAGATCGCCGCGGTGAAGGTTCGCGGCGGCGAGGAGATCGGGATGTTCTCGACCCTCGTCAACCCCGACCAACCGATCCCCCCGTTGGTCACCCTGTTGACGGGAATCACCGACGCGATGGTGGTCGAGGCGCCCCGGATCGACGCGGTGCTGCCGAGCCTGCTGGAGTTCCTCGGCGACTCCGTGGTGGTCGCGCACAACGCGCCCTTCGACATCGGCCACCTCCGCGCCGAGTGCGGTCGGCTCGACTACACTTGGCCCTCACCCGTGGTGGTGGACACCCTCACCCTCGCCCGGAAACTCGTACCGCGCAGCGAGATCCCCAACCACAAGCTCGCGACGCTGGCCCGCTTCTTCGGCACGGATCCCCAGCCCACCCACCGAGCCCTCGCCGACACCCGGGCGACGGTGGAGGTGTTCCACGCCCTCCTCGAACGCATCGGGGCCTTCGGCGTGGACACCCTGGAGGAGCTTCGGGGCTTCGGCTCCGCCCCGACCGCGACCCAGCGACGCAAACGGGTCCTCGCCGACGACGTCCCCACGGCACCGGGCGTGTACGTGTTCGAGGACGGTCAGGGCAAAGCGCTCTACGTCGGCAAGAGCGGCAACATGCGCAAACGTGTCCGTTCGTACTTCACCTCGGCGGAACGGCGCGGCCGGATCCGCGAGATGCTGAACCTCGCCGAACGCGTCACTCCGATCGTCTGCGGCACACCATTGGAGGCCGAGGTCCGGGAGCTGCGTCTGATCGCCGAACGCGACCCGTCGTACAACCGCCGCTCCCGACGGCCGGAGCGCGCGTCGTGGATCCGCTTCACCTCGGAGCCGTTTCCCCGTCTGTCCATCGTCCGCGGCCTGACCGGGCCGGGGCCACACATGGGCCCGTTCTCCTCCCGCTCGGAGGCGGAGCGAGCCCTGGAGGCACTGCACCACGCCTTCCCACTGCGGCAGTGCACCCAACGGATCACCCCCGGACGGTCCAGCCGATCGTGTGTGCTGGCCCAGTTGGACCGGTGCGGCGCCCCCTGCGAACAGCGCGTCTCCGTCGAGGAGTACGCGCGCCACGTCGACAGCGCCCGCGAGGCGATGACCTCGCGCGCCGGTCACGTGGTCACGGTCCTGGGTGACCGGATCGAGGTCCTCGCCGAACAGTTGCGCTACGAGGAGGCGGCGGCACACCGGGACCGGCTGGCGGCCTTCCTGCGTGGCGCGACTCGAGCGCAACGCCTGAGCGCGCTCGCGTCGTGCCCGGAGATCGTGGCGGCCCGGCCCGCCGAACCCGACCTTCCCCCCGAGACCCGCCGCTACGAGGTGTGCGTGGTGCGACACGGACGCCTCGCGGGAACGGTGACGACACCCCCGGGCGAGGACCCCTGGCCGCATCTGCGGGCCACGGTGGCCACCGCCGAGACCGTTCCCGAGCCGGACCGGCCGACGCCGGCGCCCGCCGCCATGCCCGGCGAGATGGAGTGTGTGCTGCGCTGGTTGGAACGCCCCGACGTCACCCTCGTCCGGGTTGAGGGGACATGGGTGTCGCCGGTGGACGCGGCGCAACGCTATGTCGACCTGACACAACTGACAGACTGGCACCGTGGCAGTAGTTCCGCTGAGCGATGA
- a CDS encoding C40 family peptidase, whose protein sequence is MSSTGVRRAARRAFTGFSLVAASSLILPLAVAHADPDELESEIDALTEEVSELVEELNQAEEDVEAAEKRLEELQDEIGDEEERYEELRESVVEFAGALYGGSDLDSPSSVLTAGSPEEIQEKAADLGYLSENQTAQLDEFSGSAERLFSLREESEETLEDAEERRDELEEQRDEVESTLSDREDELAEITGEDGSDSDSDSDSEGASYTGSATGNAGAALDYAFAQVGKAYCSGGTGPDCYDCSGLTMMSWQAAGVSLPRVTGTQQHVGQAVSYSDIQPGDLLFFYSGISHVGLYAGNGQMVHAPNPRKSVEVVPLAGYWQGEFQFARRP, encoded by the coding sequence GTGTCTAGCACCGGAGTTCGGCGCGCGGCGCGCCGGGCGTTCACTGGCTTCAGCCTCGTTGCGGCGAGTAGCCTCATCCTCCCCCTCGCAGTGGCCCACGCTGACCCAGATGAACTCGAGAGCGAGATCGACGCGCTGACCGAGGAGGTCAGCGAACTGGTCGAAGAACTCAACCAGGCCGAAGAAGACGTTGAGGCCGCGGAGAAACGCCTGGAGGAACTCCAGGACGAGATCGGCGACGAGGAAGAACGCTACGAGGAGCTCCGCGAGAGCGTCGTCGAGTTCGCCGGTGCGCTCTACGGCGGCAGCGACCTGGACTCACCGTCCTCGGTCCTGACCGCCGGCAGCCCCGAGGAGATCCAGGAGAAGGCCGCGGACCTCGGCTACCTCTCCGAGAACCAGACGGCGCAGTTGGACGAGTTCTCCGGCTCCGCCGAGCGGCTCTTCTCCCTGCGTGAGGAGTCAGAGGAGACGCTCGAGGACGCCGAGGAGCGTCGGGACGAGCTCGAGGAGCAGCGCGACGAGGTCGAGTCCACCCTCTCCGACCGTGAGGACGAGCTCGCCGAGATCACCGGCGAGGACGGCTCCGACTCCGACTCCGACTCCGACTCGGAGGGCGCCAGCTACACCGGCTCGGCGACCGGAAACGCGGGCGCGGCGCTGGACTACGCCTTCGCGCAGGTCGGCAAGGCCTACTGCTCCGGCGGTACCGGTCCGGACTGCTACGACTGCTCCGGTCTGACCATGATGTCCTGGCAGGCAGCCGGAGTCAGCCTCCCCCGCGTGACCGGCACCCAGCAGCACGTCGGCCAGGCCGTCTCCTACAGCGACATTCAGCCGGGCGACCTGCTGTTCTTCTACAGCGGGATCAGCCACGTCGGCCTGTACGCCGGTAACGGCCAGATGGTCCACGCGCCGAACCCCCGCAAGTCGGTCGAGGTCGTGCCGCTGGCCGGCTACTGGCAGGGCGAGTTCCAGTTCGCCCGACGCCCGTAG
- a CDS encoding Lrp/AsnC family transcriptional regulator — MVTAIVLIKAEVQRIPEVAEAIAAIEGVSEVYSVTGGVDLIAMVRVRSHEDLATVIPGRVNRVPGVLSSDTHIAFHTYSQHDLEAAFSLGME, encoded by the coding sequence GTGGTCACTGCCATCGTGCTCATCAAGGCCGAGGTCCAGCGCATCCCCGAGGTCGCCGAGGCCATCGCCGCGATCGAGGGCGTGAGTGAGGTCTACTCAGTGACCGGAGGAGTCGACCTCATCGCCATGGTGCGCGTCCGTTCCCACGAGGACCTCGCCACCGTCATCCCCGGCCGCGTCAACCGCGTCCCCGGCGTGCTGTCCTCCGACACCCACATCGCGTTCCACACCTACTCCCAACACGACCTGGAGGCCGCCTTCTCCCTCGGCATGGAGTAG
- a CDS encoding glycosyltransferase family 4 protein, whose protein sequence is MARTLFVTNDFPPRLGGIESFVHALTLRRPADSVIVYCSTPAGAAGSRDAERFDIAQPFPVVRERRHVLLPTPDVARRARNIARAEGCDTVVFGAATPLGLLADSLRRAGVARTVALTHGHETWWAAVPGARRLLRSVGDTVDVVTYLNDFTRGRIASALSPAARRRMRRLTPGVDTSTFHPDAGDGHVRAVFGLGTRPVVVSVSRLVARKGQDTLIDAWPRVRAAHPDARLLIVGDGPHRGPLLALARRRGVLPETLFTGPVLHDQTPAFYAAGDVFAFPCRTRRAGLEIEGLGMTSLEAAASGLPVVVGDSGGAPETVIPGRTGEVTPGRDHRATADHLVALLDDRERAREMGARGRAWVADEWSWRHTASRFDAILADA, encoded by the coding sequence GTGGCCCGCACTCTCTTCGTGACCAACGACTTCCCGCCCCGCCTGGGCGGGATCGAGTCCTTCGTCCACGCGTTGACGCTTCGTCGCCCGGCCGACTCGGTGATCGTGTACTGCTCGACGCCGGCGGGCGCCGCGGGCTCCCGCGACGCGGAACGCTTCGACATCGCCCAGCCGTTCCCCGTGGTCCGGGAACGTCGACACGTCCTCCTTCCCACCCCGGACGTGGCACGGAGAGCGCGGAACATCGCCCGCGCGGAGGGCTGCGACACGGTCGTGTTCGGCGCGGCGACGCCGCTGGGGCTGCTGGCCGATTCGCTGCGGCGCGCGGGTGTCGCCCGCACCGTCGCGCTCACCCACGGCCACGAGACGTGGTGGGCCGCCGTCCCCGGCGCGCGCCGGCTCTTGCGCTCCGTCGGGGACACCGTCGACGTCGTCACCTACCTCAACGACTTCACCCGCGGCAGGATCGCGTCCGCCCTTTCTCCCGCCGCCAGGCGGCGGATGCGCCGGTTGACGCCCGGGGTCGACACCTCCACCTTCCACCCCGACGCCGGCGACGGGCACGTCCGCGCCGTCTTCGGACTCGGTACCCGGCCGGTCGTCGTCAGCGTCTCCCGCCTGGTCGCGCGCAAGGGGCAGGACACCCTGATCGACGCGTGGCCACGGGTGCGCGCCGCGCACCCCGACGCCCGACTGCTGATCGTGGGCGACGGGCCCCACCGCGGCCCCCTGCTCGCGCTCGCGCGACGGCGGGGTGTGCTCCCCGAGACACTCTTCACCGGCCCGGTCCTTCACGACCAGACCCCCGCCTTCTACGCCGCGGGCGACGTCTTCGCGTTCCCCTGCCGAACCCGGCGTGCCGGTCTGGAGATCGAGGGCCTCGGTATGACCTCACTGGAGGCCGCGGCCTCGGGCCTTCCGGTCGTCGTCGGCGATTCCGGTGGCGCCCCGGAGACCGTGATCCCCGGTCGTACCGGTGAGGTCACCCCAGGCCGCGACCACCGCGCCACCGCGGACCACCTGGTCGCGCTGCTCGACGACCGGGAGCGCGCACGCGAGATGGGAGCACGCGGCCGGGCGTGGGTCGCCGACGAGTGGAGCTGGCGCCACACGGCCTCCCGTTTCGACGCGATCCTCGCCGACGCCTGA
- a CDS encoding rhomboid family intramembrane serine protease, with amino-acid sequence MAVVPLSDDYPIRRVPVVTYTLIAVTVAVYLLSPLSLMAVWYSAEPLVRFCQQDLYVLRWGAIPVELLTGDQLPGTPPSCGGDAAEFTKYPWVAALTAQFLHGDEFHLLFNMIYLFVFGPTVEDRLGRVRYGLFYLGTGIAATVGFSLGEPSSGIPLVGASGAILGVLGAYMVVQFRSRVVSLVFGLIPVRLPGWAFVATYFLIDYVHYVNQGLLPDTQTEVAYGAHVYGFIAGVIGGLLVYRIRWRGGPRLNVG; translated from the coding sequence GTGGCAGTAGTTCCGCTGAGCGATGACTACCCGATCCGCCGGGTACCGGTCGTCACCTACACCCTGATCGCGGTGACGGTCGCGGTCTATTTGTTGTCTCCGCTGTCCCTCATGGCCGTGTGGTACTCCGCGGAGCCGTTGGTCCGCTTCTGCCAGCAGGACCTGTACGTCCTGCGGTGGGGCGCCATCCCGGTGGAGCTGCTCACGGGTGACCAGCTTCCGGGCACACCCCCGTCGTGCGGGGGCGACGCGGCGGAGTTCACCAAGTATCCGTGGGTGGCCGCCCTCACCGCGCAGTTCCTGCACGGCGACGAGTTCCACCTGCTGTTCAACATGATCTATCTGTTCGTGTTCGGGCCCACGGTGGAGGACCGACTGGGCCGGGTGCGCTACGGACTTTTCTACCTGGGCACCGGTATCGCCGCGACGGTCGGTTTCTCGCTCGGGGAGCCGTCCTCGGGGATTCCCCTGGTGGGCGCGTCGGGCGCGATTCTCGGCGTACTGGGCGCCTACATGGTGGTGCAGTTCCGCAGTCGGGTCGTGTCGCTGGTGTTCGGCCTGATCCCGGTACGACTCCCTGGCTGGGCCTTCGTCGCCACCTACTTCCTCATCGACTATGTTCACTACGTCAACCAAGGCCTGCTCCCCGACACCCAGACCGAGGTCGCCTACGGCGCGCACGTCTACGGCTTCATCGCTGGTGTCATCGGCGGACTGCTGGTCTACCGGATTCGCTGGCGCGGCGGCCCCCGCCTCAACGTTGGGTGA
- a CDS encoding AMP-dependent synthetase/ligase: MREYTKPVKVKIPADALLSDKVVQRAEETPNATMLRRQVDGQWRDVSAREFRDEVRALAKGLMASGVEAGDRVGLMSRTRYEWTLLDYAIWTAGAVTVTIYDSSSPDQIEWILGNSTSKAVFAETPEHMDRVDEVRPSLESLTTAWLMDEESLSALSESGKDISDEDLEERRTSRTADDLATIIYTSGTTGRPKGCELSHRNILHVVRNGFSDQLKAVHSMPNGSSLLFLPIAHSFGRIVQVGTIEMETTLGHFPTLGPELIDALEAFKPTFILAVPRVFERVFNRAEQNAAEGGKQKIFAKAVDTAIAYSKALDSGGPGLGLRLKHAVFAKLVYSKILNRIGGECRYAVSGGSGLGSRLGHFFRGAGLTIIEGYGLTETSAPSTVNSPEHNKIGTVGSPIPGVSLKIADDGEVLIKGDHIMRGYWQNEAATKDAFDEDGWYLSGDIGQLDDEGYLSITDRKKEIIVTSSGKNVAPAVLEDQLRGHALVSQCMVIGDNRNFISALVTIDTDALDFWKRQHNKSGEIGDLIDDPDLVSAIQSAVNAANESVSKAESIRKFRILDTDFTVEGQQLTPSMKIKRRVITEQFSDEIEGLYA, encoded by the coding sequence GTGCGCGAGTACACAAAACCCGTCAAGGTCAAGATTCCCGCTGACGCGCTCCTCAGCGACAAGGTCGTTCAGCGCGCCGAGGAGACCCCCAACGCCACCATGTTGCGCCGCCAGGTCGACGGCCAGTGGCGCGACGTCTCCGCGCGGGAGTTCCGCGACGAGGTGCGTGCCCTGGCGAAAGGACTCATGGCGTCGGGAGTCGAGGCCGGCGACCGGGTCGGACTGATGTCCCGCACCCGCTACGAGTGGACGCTCCTCGACTACGCCATCTGGACGGCCGGCGCCGTCACCGTCACCATCTACGACTCCTCGTCCCCCGACCAGATCGAGTGGATCCTCGGCAACTCCACCTCCAAAGCGGTCTTCGCCGAGACCCCCGAGCACATGGACAGGGTCGACGAGGTCCGGCCGTCACTGGAGAGCCTCACCACGGCCTGGCTGATGGACGAGGAGTCCCTGTCCGCGCTGTCCGAGTCCGGCAAGGACATCTCGGACGAAGACCTGGAGGAGCGCCGCACCTCCCGCACGGCGGACGACCTCGCCACGATCATCTACACCTCCGGCACGACTGGCCGCCCCAAGGGCTGCGAGCTGAGCCACCGCAACATCCTGCACGTGGTGCGCAACGGCTTCTCGGACCAGCTCAAGGCGGTCCACAGCATGCCGAACGGTTCCTCGCTGCTCTTCCTGCCGATCGCGCACTCCTTCGGGCGCATCGTGCAGGTGGGCACGATCGAGATGGAGACCACTCTCGGCCACTTCCCCACGCTCGGCCCGGAACTCATCGACGCGTTGGAGGCGTTCAAGCCGACCTTCATCCTCGCCGTTCCCCGGGTCTTCGAGCGGGTGTTCAACCGTGCCGAGCAGAACGCCGCGGAAGGCGGCAAGCAGAAGATCTTCGCGAAGGCCGTCGACACCGCCATCGCCTACAGCAAGGCGTTGGACTCCGGTGGCCCCGGTCTCGGCCTGCGACTCAAGCACGCCGTGTTCGCCAAACTGGTCTACAGCAAGATCCTGAACCGGATCGGTGGCGAGTGTCGCTACGCCGTCTCGGGCGGCTCCGGCCTCGGGTCCCGGTTGGGACACTTCTTCCGGGGAGCCGGCCTCACCATCATCGAGGGCTACGGTCTGACCGAGACCTCCGCACCCTCCACCGTGAACTCGCCCGAACACAACAAGATCGGCACCGTCGGGTCCCCGATCCCGGGCGTCAGCCTGAAGATCGCCGACGACGGTGAGGTCCTCATCAAGGGCGACCACATCATGCGCGGTTACTGGCAGAACGAGGCCGCGACCAAGGACGCGTTCGACGAGGACGGCTGGTACCTGAGCGGGGACATCGGCCAACTGGACGACGAGGGCTACCTCTCGATCACCGACCGGAAGAAGGAGATCATCGTGACCTCCTCCGGCAAGAACGTCGCCCCGGCGGTCCTGGAGGACCAGCTCCGTGGACACGCCCTCGTGAGTCAGTGCATGGTGATCGGCGACAACCGCAACTTCATCTCCGCCCTGGTCACGATCGACACCGACGCGCTGGACTTCTGGAAGCGCCAGCACAACAAGAGCGGCGAGATCGGCGACTTGATCGACGACCCGGACCTGGTCTCGGCGATCCAGTCCGCGGTGAACGCCGCCAACGAGTCGGTGTCCAAGGCGGAGTCCATCCGCAAGTTCCGCATCCTCGACACCGACTTCACCGTCGAGGGCCAACAGCTCACCCCGTCGATGAAGATCAAGCGACGGGTGATCACCGAACAGTTCTCCGACGAGATCGAAGGCCTCTACGCCTAG
- a CDS encoding C40 family peptidase, protein MALFPIAVASPAAAEPSEDEVRERIEELQEEFSELNATYNTAVEDHEAAETRLSDLEEEIDELEDRVEGLRSSVRSVANAAYTGMDTGSPIYLIGTDDPEAVMDNSADLGYLSASRSEALEEYLDERDSLDALHEEAESTEEQAADDLEAAEEARDEGEARIEEQEELLAELTPEEQAEAVGNDGDSGGGDSGGSPPSYDGSASGDARAALDFAYAQIGKSYCWGGTGPNCYDCSGLTSGAWGAAGVSLPRTAAAQFGAGQRVSWDNLQPGDLMFFYNASAPSHVGLYAGDGKMVHAPNSSRPVVEDSVAGHYQSSFVGAVRP, encoded by the coding sequence GTGGCCCTGTTCCCCATCGCGGTGGCGAGCCCGGCCGCAGCGGAGCCCTCCGAGGACGAGGTCCGTGAGCGTATCGAGGAGCTGCAGGAGGAGTTCTCCGAGCTCAACGCCACCTACAACACCGCCGTCGAGGACCACGAGGCGGCCGAGACCCGTCTCTCGGACCTCGAGGAGGAGATCGACGAACTCGAGGACCGTGTCGAGGGGCTGCGCAGCTCCGTGCGTTCCGTGGCCAACGCGGCCTACACTGGCATGGACACCGGCTCTCCCATCTACCTGATCGGTACCGACGACCCCGAGGCCGTAATGGACAACTCGGCGGACCTCGGATATCTCTCCGCCTCCCGCAGTGAGGCACTGGAGGAGTACCTCGATGAGCGCGACAGTCTGGACGCGCTGCACGAGGAGGCCGAGTCGACCGAGGAGCAAGCCGCCGACGACCTCGAGGCCGCTGAGGAGGCGCGTGACGAGGGCGAGGCCCGGATCGAGGAGCAGGAGGAACTGCTCGCCGAGCTCACCCCGGAGGAGCAGGCCGAGGCCGTCGGCAACGACGGCGACAGCGGAGGTGGGGACTCGGGCGGCTCACCACCGTCCTACGACGGGTCGGCCTCCGGCGACGCCCGCGCCGCGCTGGACTTCGCCTACGCCCAGATCGGCAAATCCTACTGCTGGGGAGGCACCGGTCCGAACTGCTACGACTGCTCCGGCCTCACCTCCGGCGCATGGGGCGCCGCCGGCGTCAGCCTGCCCCGCACCGCGGCGGCCCAGTTCGGCGCCGGACAGCGCGTCTCCTGGGACAACCTGCAGCCCGGCGACCTGATGTTCTTCTACAACGCCAGCGCCCCGTCCCACGTGGGCCTCTACGCCGGCGACGGGAAGATGGTCCACGCGCCGAACTCCTCCCGGCCCGTCGTGGAGGACAGCGTCGCGGGCCACTACCAGAGCAGCTTCGTCGGCGCGGTACGTCCCTGA
- a CDS encoding ROK family glucokinase produces MSTRLTVGIDIGGTKLAAGVVDEEGTVLDRVRYPTPAANADKVLDAVNGAVAELRDRHPDVSAVGVGTAGHVDADRSTVTFAPNLPWRDEPLKARLTERLGLPVVVENDANAWAWGEARFGAGQGCEHLVCVTLGTGVGGGLVLGGALHRGRFGLAAEVGHARLVPEGRPCACGNLGCWEAYASGRALAFEARARAEAAPESAPTLWSLVDGDLSAVTGMEVTAAAQAGDAAAVDSFAAVGAWVGEGLANLAEILDPQRFVLGGGVAEAGEILLDAAWDAYRSRLIGREEHQVADIRVARLGVDAALVGAADLARAG; encoded by the coding sequence GTGTCCACGCGACTGACGGTCGGTATCGATATCGGCGGAACGAAGCTCGCCGCCGGAGTGGTGGACGAGGAGGGAACCGTCCTGGACCGGGTTCGGTACCCGACACCGGCCGCCAACGCTGACAAGGTGCTCGACGCGGTGAACGGCGCCGTCGCCGAACTCCGGGACCGTCACCCGGACGTCAGCGCCGTGGGGGTGGGGACCGCCGGCCACGTCGACGCCGACCGTTCCACCGTGACCTTCGCGCCGAACCTCCCCTGGCGCGACGAACCCCTGAAAGCCCGGCTCACCGAACGCCTGGGCCTGCCCGTGGTGGTCGAGAACGACGCCAACGCCTGGGCGTGGGGCGAGGCGCGGTTCGGCGCCGGCCAAGGATGTGAACACCTGGTCTGCGTCACGTTGGGAACGGGAGTCGGCGGCGGACTGGTGCTGGGCGGTGCGCTGCACCGCGGCCGGTTCGGTCTCGCCGCCGAGGTCGGACACGCGCGCCTCGTCCCCGAGGGGCGACCGTGCGCCTGCGGCAACCTTGGTTGCTGGGAGGCCTACGCCAGCGGGCGGGCTCTCGCCTTCGAGGCCCGTGCCCGCGCCGAGGCCGCCCCTGAGAGCGCCCCGACCCTGTGGTCGCTGGTGGACGGTGACCTCTCCGCCGTGACCGGTATGGAGGTGACGGCGGCCGCGCAGGCCGGAGACGCGGCCGCGGTGGACTCCTTCGCCGCCGTCGGCGCCTGGGTGGGCGAAGGCCTCGCCAACCTCGCCGAGATCCTCGACCCCCAACGGTTCGTCCTGGGGGGCGGCGTCGCCGAAGCGGGGGAGATCCTGCTGGACGCGGCGTGGGACGCCTATCGGTCCCGCCTGATCGGCCGGGAGGAGCACCAGGTCGCCGACATCCGCGTCGCACGGCTCGGCGTGGACGCGGCCCTCGTCGGTGCCGCCGACCTCGCACGCGCGGGGTAG
- a CDS encoding NYN domain-containing protein gives MSSATDSDGPASDDGGEDTGDAEERLGRPLPESVRARVIEYAAEVLGGLPDADLPAPLRRVARFEPRRRSRLAGPQIGAQLESDSAFRRLVGDRVRQVWPELSSELGRGVVPPATEPDVVAAAAYVLRPEGWATMVRDAQDELERRSARKEAREADEELADLRARLEEQRKEHRHELDRLRGELRSARSTIADLRRQMHAERGQSKDATSSARRERDQLAEERDSAQGHAQRLESQVRRLRARLERAEEQREIARRAERTGRNAESARLRMLVDLLMDTAHGLRSELALPAATERPADVATRDGSGEGNPPGVLLGIPTDDPTLIDRLLTLPGVHLLIDGYNVTQGAYGQLPLADQRRRLLTGLQGLATRTKAEITCVFDGADVEGSRVSMAGPVRVLFSKPNEIADDVIVRLVYAEPQGRPVAVVSSDQEIVTTVRRAGARPVPSEMLARRLGEH, from the coding sequence ATGAGTTCGGCCACAGACAGCGACGGACCGGCATCCGACGACGGTGGCGAGGACACCGGCGACGCGGAGGAGCGCCTGGGCCGTCCCCTGCCCGAATCGGTACGGGCACGGGTCATCGAGTACGCGGCCGAGGTGCTCGGGGGGCTGCCGGACGCGGACCTGCCCGCGCCCTTACGCCGGGTGGCCCGGTTCGAACCGCGCCGCCGCTCCCGACTCGCGGGGCCACAGATCGGAGCGCAACTGGAGAGCGACAGCGCCTTCCGCCGGCTGGTCGGCGACCGGGTGCGCCAGGTCTGGCCGGAACTCTCGAGCGAACTGGGCAGAGGCGTCGTCCCCCCGGCGACGGAACCCGACGTGGTGGCCGCCGCGGCCTACGTCCTGCGCCCCGAGGGCTGGGCCACGATGGTGCGCGACGCCCAGGACGAGCTGGAGCGACGTTCCGCGCGGAAGGAGGCTCGGGAGGCCGACGAGGAACTCGCCGACCTCCGGGCGCGCCTGGAGGAGCAGCGCAAGGAACACCGCCACGAGCTGGACCGTCTTCGTGGTGAGCTGCGTTCCGCGCGGTCCACGATCGCCGACCTGCGGCGCCAGATGCACGCCGAACGGGGGCAGAGCAAGGACGCCACGTCGTCGGCCCGGCGGGAACGCGACCAGTTGGCCGAGGAGCGTGACTCCGCCCAGGGGCACGCCCAACGACTGGAGTCGCAGGTCCGCCGCCTCAGGGCCCGACTGGAGCGGGCGGAGGAGCAGCGAGAGATCGCGCGCCGCGCGGAACGCACCGGACGCAACGCCGAGTCGGCCCGCCTGCGGATGCTCGTCGACCTCCTGATGGACACCGCCCACGGACTGCGCAGCGAGCTCGCGTTGCCCGCCGCGACCGAACGACCCGCCGACGTCGCGACCCGGGACGGCTCGGGCGAGGGAAACCCGCCAGGTGTACTGCTGGGCATTCCCACCGATGACCCGACCCTCATCGACCGTCTCCTCACCCTCCCCGGTGTCCACCTACTGATCGACGGCTACAACGTCACCCAAGGGGCCTACGGGCAGCTCCCGCTCGCCGACCAGCGCCGTCGGCTCCTCACCGGGCTCCAGGGGCTGGCCACGCGCACGAAGGCGGAAATCACCTGCGTGTTCGACGGGGCGGACGTCGAGGGGTCGCGGGTGAGCATGGCGGGTCCGGTGCGGGTACTGTTCAGCAAGCCGAACGAGATCGCCGACGACGTGATCGTTCGTCTCGTCTACGCCGAACCACAGGGCCGCCCGGTCGCGGTGGTCAGCTCCGACCAGGAGATCGTCACGACGGTGCGGCGCGCGGGTGCGCGGCCGGTCCCCTCGGAGATGCTGGCGCGCCGGCTGGGAGAACACTGA